Proteins encoded by one window of bacterium:
- a CDS encoding cation:proton antiporter, translated as MAAAAAYVAAEAMRASGVIGVVAAGVAFAGLAGRSLTPAGQETVRVVWDVVAFLANSALFLLVGLL; from the coding sequence GTGGCGGCGGCCGCGGCGTACGTCGCGGCCGAGGCGATGCGCGCGAGCGGCGTCATCGGCGTGGTCGCCGCGGGCGTTGCGTTCGCCGGACTCGCCGGACGCAGCCTTACTCCCGCGGGACAGGAGACCGTGCGCGTCGTGTGGGACGTGGTCGCCTTCCTCGCCAACTCCGCGCTGTTCTTGCTGGTCGGCCTGCTG